Proteins from a genomic interval of Acetobacterium woodii DSM 1030:
- a CDS encoding class I SAM-dependent DNA methyltransferase, which translates to MENTGNIGFEETLWKAADKLRGSMDASEYKHVVLGLIFLKYISDKFETKYNELVTEGEGFEEDRDEYASENIFWVPKEARWTFIMDNAKDIKIGQYIDDAMILIEKENTSLKGVLDKRYARPEIDKRRLGELIDLISTIKLHDSGEKDLLGRVYEYFLGQFASVEGKGGGEFYTPTSIVKTLVEMIEPYQGRVYDPCCGSGGMFVQSEKFVEDHQGKIENLSIYGQEMNSTTWKLCKMNLAIRGLDANLGSHHDDTFHNDLHKTLKADFILANPPFNISDWGGGHLTDDVRWKFGMPPTGNANYAWLQHMVYHLAPNGSAGIVLANGSLSSNTSNEGEIRKNLLEGDLVDAIVALPDKLFYSTGIPVSLWILNRNKATNPQFRSRYHEVLFIDARQLGEMIDRRHKVLKDDDVATIAAAYHAWRNLDGAYEDVKGFCKAAKLAEIREHEYVLTPGRYVGIEDAIDDGIPFEEKMENMTAELAELFAKSRHLEDEIRKNLGGVGYEF; encoded by the coding sequence ATGGAAAACACAGGCAATATCGGGTTTGAAGAAACCCTCTGGAAAGCAGCAGACAAATTACGAGGCAGTATGGACGCCAGCGAATACAAGCACGTCGTACTCGGACTGATCTTCTTAAAATATATTTCCGATAAATTTGAAACCAAATATAACGAACTGGTGACCGAAGGCGAAGGCTTTGAAGAAGACCGGGACGAATACGCATCCGAGAATATTTTCTGGGTGCCCAAAGAAGCCCGCTGGACCTTTATTATGGATAACGCCAAGGACATCAAAATCGGCCAGTATATCGACGATGCGATGATCCTGATCGAAAAAGAAAACACCTCCTTAAAAGGGGTGCTGGATAAACGCTATGCCCGTCCGGAAATCGACAAGCGCCGACTGGGCGAACTGATCGATCTGATCTCCACCATCAAGCTTCACGACAGCGGTGAGAAGGATCTGCTGGGCCGGGTTTATGAATATTTTCTGGGGCAGTTTGCCAGCGTCGAAGGCAAGGGCGGCGGCGAATTCTATACCCCTACCAGCATTGTCAAAACCCTGGTTGAGATGATCGAACCCTACCAGGGGCGGGTTTATGACCCCTGCTGCGGTTCCGGGGGGATGTTTGTCCAGAGTGAAAAATTTGTCGAAGACCACCAGGGGAAAATCGAGAACTTGTCCATTTACGGACAGGAAATGAATTCAACCACCTGGAAGCTCTGTAAAATGAATCTGGCGATCCGGGGACTGGACGCCAACCTCGGCAGTCACCACGACGACACCTTCCACAACGATCTTCATAAAACCTTAAAGGCTGATTTCATTCTGGCTAATCCGCCTTTTAATATCAGCGACTGGGGCGGCGGCCACCTGACCGATGACGTCCGCTGGAAGTTCGGGATGCCCCCCACCGGCAACGCCAACTACGCCTGGCTCCAGCACATGGTCTATCATCTGGCTCCTAACGGCAGCGCCGGGATTGTTCTGGCCAACGGCTCGCTCAGTTCCAACACCTCCAACGAAGGCGAGATCCGCAAGAACCTGCTGGAAGGAGACCTGGTCGATGCCATTGTCGCCCTGCCGGACAAGCTGTTTTATTCCACTGGGATTCCCGTTTCGCTGTGGATATTAAACCGCAATAAAGCCACCAATCCCCAATTTAGAAGCCGCTACCATGAGGTGCTCTTTATCGATGCTAGACAACTGGGCGAGATGATCGACCGCCGTCATAAGGTGCTCAAAGATGACGACGTGGCCACAATCGCTGCAGCCTACCACGCCTGGCGCAATCTCGATGGGGCTTACGAAGATGTGAAGGGTTTCTGTAAAGCGGCTAAGCTGGCAGAAATAAGAGAACACGAATACGTGCTGACCCCCGGCCGCTACGTGGGCATTGAAGACGCCATTGATGACGGCATCCCTTTTGAGGAAAAGATGGAAAACATGACCGCCGAACTGGCGGAACTGTTTGCTAAATCCCGGCACTTGGAAGATGAGATCCGGAAGAATCTGGGGGGGGTTGGGTATGAGTTTTAG
- a CDS encoding cellulase family glycosylhydrolase: MKKSYLIILILVLSAVFMSSCVSAADKNETVTEIGVAYRGHVQDYGNCPTDGTWVEDGNMLGTTGESKRIEGFWIKLTGNDQLPAGTSIRYNVHVQNQGWLASTDLNQVSNWIADGDFAGSQGKGQRVEAIQIILLGADGLQLPDYSVVYSVHGQDYGWSQGWKKDGEIAGETGQSRRLESIRIKIINKDEAITDQTPVAEHGMLSVVGTQLTDKNGAAFQIKGVSTHGLSWFPEYVNANAFETMRDEWGINAVRLAMYTTEYNGYCTGDENNRALLKQQVEKGVNLATDLGLYVIIDWHILSDGNPETHQAEAIAFFDEMAERFKDNHNVIYEICNEPNNGTSWNQIKGYAEKVIPVIKAHNQDAVILVGTPTWSQDVDQAAADPISGYSNIMYTLHFYADTHREGLRNKMVAAIEKGLPIFVSEYGICDSSGNGPINEEEASKWMDVLNQYGVSQIAWNLSNKNETSALIRNDCSKTGNWRESELSASGQWLVKMLGKEKELGSGQASNPGDGGNTPPVVENPPDENDSSGNEAAVATVKMTNSWSDGSNYYYQYAITINNQSAVDLNDWKIKLTFPGAITVDQNWNAQMELRDQVVWLSPVDYNQNIPAGKVINDIGCIIYSPQTMGAPMVALE; the protein is encoded by the coding sequence ATGAAAAAGAGTTATTTGATTATTTTGATTTTGGTACTGAGTGCTGTCTTTATGTCGAGTTGTGTTTCAGCCGCTGACAAAAACGAAACGGTGACTGAAATAGGGGTCGCTTACCGTGGTCATGTTCAGGATTATGGCAATTGTCCCACCGATGGAACGTGGGTGGAAGATGGAAACATGCTTGGGACTACCGGAGAAAGTAAGCGGATTGAGGGATTTTGGATCAAGCTGACCGGAAACGATCAATTACCGGCGGGAACCAGCATCCGATACAATGTTCATGTGCAAAATCAGGGATGGTTGGCTTCAACTGATTTAAATCAAGTAAGCAATTGGATTGCAGATGGCGATTTTGCCGGATCTCAAGGTAAAGGTCAACGCGTCGAAGCCATTCAGATCATTCTTTTAGGTGCAGATGGTCTACAATTGCCTGATTATTCCGTTGTTTATAGTGTTCATGGCCAGGATTATGGTTGGTCGCAAGGGTGGAAAAAGGATGGTGAAATTGCCGGCGAAACGGGTCAGTCCCGACGGTTGGAATCGATTCGGATTAAAATTATCAATAAAGATGAGGCCATAACAGATCAGACACCGGTTGCTGAACATGGCATGCTATCAGTGGTTGGGACTCAACTGACCGATAAAAATGGTGCGGCCTTCCAGATAAAAGGGGTATCAACTCATGGTCTTTCCTGGTTTCCGGAATATGTTAATGCCAATGCCTTCGAAACGATGCGGGATGAATGGGGCATTAATGCGGTTCGGTTGGCTATGTATACCACAGAATATAATGGCTATTGCACGGGAGACGAAAACAACCGGGCATTGCTGAAGCAACAGGTTGAAAAAGGGGTTAATCTGGCTACTGATTTGGGGTTGTATGTGATCATCGACTGGCATATTCTCAGTGATGGCAACCCTGAAACCCATCAGGCCGAAGCGATTGCTTTTTTTGATGAGATGGCAGAGCGGTTCAAAGACAATCATAATGTTATTTATGAAATCTGCAATGAACCAAACAATGGAACGAGCTGGAATCAGATTAAGGGGTATGCCGAAAAGGTGATTCCCGTGATCAAAGCTCATAATCAGGACGCCGTTATCCTTGTTGGCACCCCAACCTGGTCACAGGATGTCGATCAGGCGGCAGCCGATCCTATTTCCGGGTATTCCAATATCATGTATACCCTTCATTTTTATGCCGACACCCATCGGGAAGGGTTGCGAAATAAAATGGTTGCCGCAATTGAGAAGGGACTGCCGATCTTTGTCAGTGAATACGGCATTTGTGATTCCTCGGGAAATGGGCCAATCAATGAAGAAGAAGCCAGCAAGTGGATGGATGTATTAAATCAGTATGGGGTTAGTCAGATCGCTTGGAACCTATCAAATAAAAATGAAACCTCCGCGCTGATTCGCAACGATTGCAGTAAAACCGGTAATTGGCGGGAATCCGAACTTTCAGCTTCGGGACAGTGGCTGGTCAAAATGCTGGGTAAGGAAAAAGAACTGGGGTCTGGCCAAGCTTCTAATCCGGGTGACGGTGGTAACACACCGCCAGTTGTAGAAAATCCTCCTGATGAAAATGATTCGTCGGGGAACGAAGCAGCAGTTGCCACCGTCAAAATGACAAATTCATGGTCTGATGGCAGTAACTATTATTACCAATATGCCATCACCATTAATAATCAGAGTGCTGTGGATCTCAATGACTGGAAAATAAAATTAACATTCCCGGGAGCGATAACCGTTGACCAAAATTGGAATGCACAGATGGAATTAAGGGATCAAGTTGTCTGGTTATCACCGGTTGATTATAATCAAAACATTCCGGCGGGCAAGGTGATCAATGACATTGGATGTATTATTTATTCGCCACAAACAATGGGCGCACCAATGGTTGCTTTAGAATAG
- a CDS encoding MerR family transcriptional regulator has protein sequence MENKNLFTVGELAKQMDVTVRTLQYYDQQNLLKPSHKSEGGRRLYSKKDMVKLHQILSLKHLGFSLEEIKTKLFALETPHEVSQILWEQRQMIETQILDLKNSLEAIDALREEVIAIDKVDFSKYADIIYLLKNQNKNYWVLKKFSPRLENHVRERFGNPLTSQTNNLYDLYLSILDEAVALYDQNAAPESMQSLALAQKWWQLIQDFTGGDMTLLPDLMAFNDSRDSGWDSEISQKQTLINDFLGLIISAYFKQNGLSFSVPKEV, from the coding sequence ATGGAAAATAAAAATTTATTCACCGTTGGGGAGCTGGCCAAGCAAATGGATGTCACGGTTCGCACCCTACAATATTATGATCAACAAAACTTACTCAAACCCAGCCATAAAAGTGAAGGAGGGCGGCGGCTTTATTCAAAAAAAGATATGGTCAAACTTCATCAGATTTTATCCTTAAAACATCTGGGTTTTTCTCTCGAAGAAATTAAAACTAAATTATTTGCGCTAGAGACCCCCCATGAAGTCAGCCAGATCCTTTGGGAACAACGCCAGATGATTGAAACGCAGATCCTCGATCTAAAAAATTCCCTTGAAGCCATCGATGCGCTTCGCGAAGAAGTTATTGCCATTGATAAAGTCGATTTTTCAAAATATGCCGATATCATTTATCTGCTGAAAAATCAAAACAAAAATTATTGGGTCTTAAAAAAATTTAGTCCCCGTCTTGAGAATCACGTCCGCGAACGATTTGGTAACCCTTTGACAAGTCAAACCAATAATCTTTATGATCTTTATCTATCTATTTTAGATGAGGCGGTTGCTTTATATGACCAAAATGCCGCCCCTGAATCCATGCAAAGTTTAGCTCTAGCCCAAAAATGGTGGCAACTTATCCAAGATTTTACCGGTGGCGATATGACTTTGCTTCCCGATCTGATGGCATTTAATGACTCCCGGGATAGCGGTTGGGATTCTGAAATATCGCAAAAACAAACTTTGATTAATGATTTTCTCGGTTTGATTATATCCGCTTATTTTAAACAAAACGGGCTGTCTTTTTCAGTCCCCAAGGAGGTATAG
- a CDS encoding ABC transporter permease, with amino-acid sequence MKAFIYQFRLQWVLDLRNRGVLLTYYIIPLVFFAFMGGIFTTINPLAKETLIPSMIVFGVTMGAVLGTPTQIVGLYGSEIKKSYLAGEVPLWTGVTIFCLSAFVHLFLMSMIILLVAPFIFDATVPTDLPSFVITLMLFILATLGVGSALGLFVKSSTRLTMICQVVFLPSVMLTGIMFPVTMLPEALAQIGKILPATWGFYNLCLTSLDFQSLLPLFVIIGVTSLIIIVQLKRTKIN; translated from the coding sequence ATGAAAGCTTTTATATATCAATTTAGACTACAATGGGTTTTGGATCTGAGAAATCGCGGGGTTCTTTTAACCTATTATATTATCCCGCTGGTTTTCTTTGCTTTTATGGGAGGGATCTTCACCACGATTAACCCGCTTGCCAAAGAAACGCTTATCCCCTCGATGATCGTTTTTGGAGTGACCATGGGTGCTGTTTTAGGAACCCCCACCCAAATCGTGGGGCTTTATGGCAGTGAGATCAAAAAATCTTATCTGGCCGGTGAGGTTCCGCTCTGGACCGGCGTTACAATCTTTTGCCTATCAGCGTTTGTCCATTTATTTTTAATGTCGATGATTATTTTATTGGTTGCTCCTTTTATTTTTGATGCGACCGTCCCCACTGATTTACCCAGTTTTGTGATTACACTGATGCTCTTTATTCTTGCCACCCTGGGGGTTGGTTCGGCCCTGGGTCTATTTGTTAAAAGCAGTACCCGACTGACGATGATCTGTCAAGTTGTGTTTCTCCCCTCCGTGATGCTGACTGGGATCATGTTTCCTGTCACAATGCTACCCGAAGCATTGGCGCAGATCGGAAAAATTCTACCCGCAACATGGGGATTTTATAACCTCTGTTTAACTTCGCTGGATTTTCAAAGCCTGCTGCCTTTATTCGTAATTATTGGGGTCACCAGTCTGATTATAATCGTCCAGTTAAAACGCACAAAAATCAATTAG
- the lctD gene encoding lactate dehydrogenase subunit LctD — protein MNYKKVEASDIAAIKELIPAERVFVGTEIGEDFSHDELGSIHSYPEVLIKVTSTEEVSKIMKYAYEHNIPVVVRGSGTGLVGACVPLFGGIMLETTLMNNILELDTENLTVTVEPGVLLMELSKFVEENDLFYPPDPGEKSATIAGNISTNAGGMRAVKYGVTRDYVRGLTVVLANGEIIELGGKIVKNSSGYSLKDLVIGSEGTLCVITKAILKLLPLPKMTLSLLIPFENISDAAGIVPKIIKSKAIPTAIEFMERQTILFAEDFLGKKFPDSSSNAYILLTFDGNTKEQVEAEYETVANLCLAEGAKDVYIVDTVERKDSVWSARGAFLEAIKASTTEMDECDVVVPRNRIAEFIEFTHDLAKEMDVRIPSFGHAGDGNLHIYVCRDELCQADWEAKLAEAMDRMYAKALTFEGLVSGEHGIGYAKRKYLLNDFGTEHLALMAGIKQTFDPKNLLNPKKVCQM, from the coding sequence ATGAATTATAAAAAAGTGGAAGCAAGCGATATTGCCGCGATTAAAGAACTGATCCCCGCGGAACGTGTTTTTGTTGGCACCGAAATTGGGGAAGATTTCAGCCATGATGAATTAGGCAGCATTCATTCATATCCGGAAGTTTTGATTAAGGTAACCTCAACCGAAGAAGTTTCAAAAATCATGAAATACGCCTATGAACATAATATTCCTGTCGTTGTCCGCGGTTCGGGGACGGGTTTAGTCGGTGCCTGTGTGCCGTTGTTTGGAGGGATCATGCTGGAAACGACATTAATGAATAACATTCTGGAATTGGATACGGAAAACCTGACCGTAACGGTTGAACCAGGGGTTTTATTGATGGAACTGTCTAAGTTTGTCGAAGAAAACGATTTGTTTTATCCTCCTGATCCCGGTGAAAAATCCGCTACCATCGCTGGTAATATCAGTACGAATGCCGGTGGCATGCGGGCCGTAAAATATGGTGTCACCCGAGATTATGTAAGAGGTTTGACAGTCGTCCTGGCAAATGGCGAAATTATTGAGTTAGGGGGGAAAATCGTTAAAAACAGTTCCGGTTATAGTCTCAAAGATTTGGTTATTGGTTCGGAAGGTACCCTCTGTGTGATTACCAAAGCCATTTTAAAATTGTTGCCCTTACCTAAAATGACCTTAAGTTTATTAATTCCCTTTGAAAATATCAGTGATGCGGCGGGGATTGTTCCGAAGATTATTAAATCCAAGGCGATTCCAACGGCGATTGAATTTATGGAACGTCAAACTATTTTATTTGCCGAAGATTTTCTGGGCAAAAAATTCCCGGACTCCAGTAGCAACGCTTATATTCTGTTAACCTTTGACGGAAACACGAAAGAGCAGGTTGAAGCCGAATATGAAACAGTGGCAAACCTTTGTCTAGCCGAAGGTGCCAAAGATGTTTATATTGTAGATACCGTAGAACGTAAAGATTCGGTTTGGTCAGCCCGGGGAGCATTTTTAGAAGCCATCAAAGCATCAACCACCGAAATGGATGAATGTGACGTCGTTGTGCCGCGAAATCGGATTGCTGAATTTATTGAATTCACCCATGATCTGGCCAAAGAAATGGATGTCCGAATTCCCAGTTTTGGCCACGCTGGTGATGGTAATTTGCATATTTATGTATGTCGGGATGAACTTTGTCAGGCTGATTGGGAAGCCAAACTCGCAGAAGCCATGGATCGGATGTATGCCAAGGCCCTGACGTTTGAAGGATTGGTTTCCGGTGAACACGGGATTGGATATGCTAAACGAAAATATTTGCTTAATGATTTTGGAACCGAACATCTGGCATTAATGGCAGGGATTAAACAGACTTTTGATCCCAAGAATCTGCTGAATCCGAAAAAAGTCTGTCAGATGTAG
- a CDS encoding ABC transporter ATP-binding protein, whose amino-acid sequence MMENIIEINGLTKSYGNKTVLKGLAFTVEKGETFALLGVNGAGKTTTLECLEGLRSYDAGTITINGKMGIQLQSSSLPENIKPMEALNLFSKWNANWDNRLSCQTLGLDAFEKKQYRELSTGQKRRLHLAIALIGDPDIIVLDEPTAGLDVEGQVELHEIIRKLKQQGKTILMSSHDMTEVENLCDRVAILKEGKIEFIGHLAELTQNELNTIQVTIKSQKPLSQNSFKNCRRFEIEKEQARFEMTNLNAGLMEIIDHYNKEAITILDLVIHKNTLEERFMQIAREEKR is encoded by the coding sequence ATGATGGAAAATATAATTGAAATTAACGGTTTAACCAAATCCTATGGTAACAAAACGGTTCTCAAAGGATTGGCTTTCACTGTCGAAAAAGGAGAAACTTTTGCCTTGCTGGGAGTCAACGGAGCTGGCAAAACAACCACTCTGGAATGCCTGGAAGGGCTGCGTTCCTACGATGCCGGAACAATCACAATCAATGGCAAAATGGGTATTCAACTCCAGTCTTCGAGCCTTCCCGAAAACATAAAACCAATGGAAGCTCTTAATCTTTTTTCAAAATGGAATGCGAATTGGGATAACCGTTTATCTTGTCAGACCTTAGGTCTGGACGCTTTTGAAAAAAAGCAATATCGGGAATTATCAACCGGACAAAAGAGACGGCTTCATCTGGCGATCGCTCTAATTGGCGATCCCGATATCATTGTTTTAGATGAACCCACCGCCGGACTCGACGTTGAAGGTCAGGTGGAGCTTCATGAGATTATTCGTAAGCTGAAGCAGCAAGGTAAAACCATCCTCATGTCCAGCCATGACATGACAGAAGTCGAGAATCTTTGCGACCGCGTTGCGATTCTTAAAGAAGGAAAGATCGAATTTATCGGTCACTTAGCTGAGCTAACTCAAAATGAGCTTAACACGATTCAAGTAACCATTAAATCGCAAAAACCGCTATCGCAAAACAGTTTTAAAAATTGTCGTCGTTTTGAGATCGAAAAAGAACAAGCACGTTTTGAAATGACGAACTTAAATGCCGGACTGATGGAAATTATTGACCATTATAATAAAGAAGCGATTACCATTCTCGATCTGGTTATCCACAAAAATACCTTGGAAGAACGTTTTATGCAAATTGCTCGGGAGGAAAAAAGATGA
- the larA gene encoding nickel-dependent lactate racemase, producing MQISLPYGKEKQLLDVTEALVKGVLQSQIEDYHPEKSQTELVDEAIQNPIESPKLSQLAYGHKKVVIIASDHTRPVPSKIIMPLMLKEIRRGNPEAEITILIATGFHRLTTREELVGKFGETIVDTETIVVHDSSATDSLVKIGTLPSGGDLIINKLAAEADLLVSEGFIEPHFFAGFSGGRKSVLPGIASRVSVLANHCGEFIAHPKARTGVIEGNPLHIDMLYAARAAKLAFVVNVVINSEKEVIHAVAGDCDAAHIKGREFLGNLCQVKATPSDIVITTNGGYPLDQNIYQAVKGMTAAEAAVKQDGVIIMLAKSNDGHGGEAFFNTFRDEKNLQQMQNGFVNTPRNETIPDQWEAQILARILLKAKVIYISAAPETMIRTFQMTPAKDVKEALALARAYLKNEKATITVIPDGVAVIVK from the coding sequence ATGCAAATTAGTTTACCTTACGGAAAAGAAAAACAACTTTTAGATGTGACGGAAGCACTTGTAAAGGGGGTGCTCCAATCTCAGATAGAAGACTATCATCCTGAAAAAAGCCAAACGGAACTGGTTGACGAGGCGATTCAAAATCCCATTGAATCGCCTAAGCTATCACAATTGGCTTATGGTCACAAAAAGGTAGTAATTATTGCCAGTGATCATACGCGACCAGTACCCAGTAAAATTATTATGCCTCTGATGTTAAAAGAAATCCGTCGAGGCAATCCTGAGGCTGAAATCACGATCTTAATTGCCACCGGATTTCATCGTTTGACTACTCGCGAGGAATTGGTAGGTAAATTTGGCGAAACTATTGTTGATACAGAAACCATTGTCGTGCATGATTCCAGCGCGACAGACAGTCTGGTAAAAATTGGGACCTTGCCATCCGGCGGTGATTTGATTATAAACAAGTTAGCAGCCGAAGCGGATTTGTTAGTTTCAGAAGGTTTTATTGAACCGCATTTTTTTGCTGGTTTTTCGGGGGGACGAAAAAGTGTCCTGCCGGGTATTGCCAGCCGGGTCAGTGTTTTGGCCAACCATTGCGGTGAATTTATTGCTCATCCTAAAGCTCGTACTGGCGTTATCGAAGGAAACCCCCTTCATATTGATATGCTTTACGCAGCTCGAGCTGCAAAATTGGCTTTTGTGGTTAATGTGGTGATCAATTCAGAAAAAGAAGTTATCCACGCGGTGGCCGGTGATTGTGATGCCGCCCATATTAAAGGGCGGGAATTTTTGGGAAACCTCTGTCAGGTTAAAGCAACACCCAGTGACATTGTGATCACTACTAATGGCGGTTATCCATTAGATCAGAACATTTATCAGGCCGTTAAAGGGATGACCGCCGCGGAAGCCGCAGTCAAACAAGATGGAGTCATCATTATGCTGGCAAAATCGAACGACGGCCATGGCGGCGAGGCTTTCTTTAATACTTTTCGGGACGAAAAAAATCTGCAGCAGATGCAAAACGGCTTTGTCAATACCCCCAGAAACGAAACCATCCCCGATCAATGGGAAGCCCAGATTTTAGCCCGGATTCTGCTAAAAGCGAAAGTGATTTATATTTCCGCAGCACCGGAAACGATGATTCGAACGTTTCAAATGACTCCGGCAAAAGATGTTAAGGAAGCGTTGGCGTTGGCACGGGCGTATTTAAAAAATGAAAAAGCGACCATTACCGTGATTCCCGATGGCGTGGCAGTAATTGTGAAATAA
- a CDS encoding L-lactate permease encodes MDNLLLFFIALIPVLWLIVSLGILKIPGYKACPIALAITVGLSILVWKMPVLDSLTAALEGGAMAIWPIMLVIVAAVFTYNLATHTGGMEVIKKMMTSISTDQRILVLILAWGFGGFLEAIAGFGTAVAIPASILAALGFNPVFAAIICLIANTTPTAFGAIGLPVSTLAAVTNLNVNDLSFTVAIQLFIMIIVVPFILVMLTGKGIKSLKGVFIITLMAGLSFALPQIFVAKYLGAELPAIVGSVISMAVVIAMAKIFYKDTADKEAEKIAAKSAVMAWLPFILVFVIIILCSSLFPMINGALAQVKTSIQIYTGPHGKPFTILWLSTPGTLIIFATYLAGLIQGVKFGQISKILGDTMKQMSKSAITIVAIVALAKVMGYSGMIGVIAQILVLITGSYYPLIAPLIGALGTFVTGSDTSANVLFGGLQVEAAKAIGMSPYWLAAANTAGATAGKMISPQSIAVATAATGIIGSEGKILQATLKVCIIYVVVIGIVVYFGAPLIEGLLSTFG; translated from the coding sequence ATGGATAACTTGTTACTTTTTTTTATTGCCTTGATACCGGTGTTGTGGCTGATTGTTTCGCTGGGGATCTTAAAGATCCCCGGATACAAAGCCTGTCCCATCGCTTTGGCAATTACTGTCGGATTAAGTATTCTGGTCTGGAAGATGCCGGTGCTTGATAGTTTGACAGCGGCCTTAGAAGGTGGCGCGATGGCTATTTGGCCAATCATGCTTGTTATTGTAGCCGCGGTATTTACCTATAATCTGGCAACCCATACTGGGGGGATGGAAGTCATCAAAAAAATGATGACCAGTATTTCGACCGATCAACGGATTTTGGTATTAATTCTGGCCTGGGGATTTGGCGGATTCTTAGAAGCGATAGCCGGTTTTGGGACAGCCGTAGCGATTCCCGCCAGTATTTTAGCGGCATTGGGGTTTAATCCGGTTTTTGCAGCCATTATCTGCCTGATTGCTAATACCACGCCAACAGCTTTTGGGGCCATTGGTTTACCGGTTAGTACGCTGGCAGCGGTTACTAATTTAAATGTAAACGATTTATCATTTACGGTGGCAATTCAACTGTTTATTATGATTATCGTCGTTCCTTTTATATTAGTCATGCTGACGGGCAAAGGCATTAAAAGTCTGAAAGGGGTCTTTATCATTACCTTGATGGCTGGTTTATCCTTTGCCTTACCGCAAATTTTTGTAGCCAAATATTTAGGCGCTGAACTACCGGCAATTGTGGGATCAGTCATTAGTATGGCCGTTGTGATTGCTATGGCAAAAATATTCTACAAAGATACCGCCGACAAAGAGGCCGAAAAAATTGCCGCCAAAAGCGCTGTGATGGCTTGGCTCCCATTTATTTTAGTATTTGTTATTATCATTTTGTGTTCATCATTGTTCCCGATGATCAATGGAGCCTTAGCACAGGTTAAGACGAGCATTCAAATTTATACCGGACCACACGGAAAACCGTTCACAATTCTTTGGTTATCGACGCCAGGGACGCTGATTATTTTTGCAACTTATTTAGCAGGCTTGATTCAGGGCGTTAAGTTTGGTCAAATCTCCAAGATTCTGGGCGATACCATGAAACAAATGAGCAAATCAGCGATTACGATTGTTGCGATTGTGGCTTTGGCAAAAGTTATGGGATATAGCGGAATGATCGGTGTCATTGCTCAGATTCTGGTATTAATTACCGGGAGTTATTATCCGTTGATCGCGCCGCTGATTGGAGCATTGGGAACCTTTGTTACCGGCAGTGATACCTCGGCAAACGTGTTGTTTGGCGGGCTTCAGGTGGAAGCAGCAAAAGCCATTGGCATGAGTCCTTATTGGCTGGCCGCGGCAAACACCGCTGGTGCGACCGCTGGAAAAATGATTTCGCCGCAGAGTATTGCGGTAGCGACCGCAGCGACCGGAATTATTGGCAGTGAAGGAAAAATCTTACAGGCAACTCTGAAGGTATGTATCATTTATGTCGTTGTTATTGGGATAGTGGTATACTTTGGCGCACCATTAATAGAAGGGTTGTTAAGCACATTTGGATGA